The following proteins are encoded in a genomic region of Pseudomonas sp. Os17:
- the ltnD gene encoding L-threonate dehydrogenase → MNNNNVGVIGLGAMGLGIARSLLRSGFKVHACDVRAAVTEQFAAEGGVACASAAQLAEQCEVIITVVVNAEQTESVLFGEGGAVAALRPGSLVIGCATVAPTYAVDLGQRLEALGLLYLDAPISGGAAKAAAGEMTMMTSGPAAAYAKAEAILAGMAGKVYRLGDAHGLGSKVKIINQLLAGVHIAASAEAMALGLREGVDADALYEVITHSAGNSWMFENRVPHILKADYTPLSAVDIFVKDLGLVLDTARASKFPLPLSATAHQMFMQASSAGFGREDDSAVIKIFPGIELPVAKPDAV, encoded by the coding sequence ATGAATAACAACAATGTCGGTGTCATCGGTCTTGGCGCCATGGGCCTGGGCATCGCCCGGTCGTTGCTGCGCAGCGGTTTCAAGGTGCATGCCTGTGACGTGCGTGCCGCCGTCACCGAGCAGTTCGCCGCCGAAGGCGGCGTGGCCTGCGCCTCGGCCGCCCAGCTGGCAGAGCAGTGCGAGGTGATCATCACCGTGGTGGTCAATGCCGAGCAGACCGAGAGCGTGCTGTTTGGCGAGGGCGGGGCGGTCGCGGCATTGCGCCCCGGCAGCCTGGTGATCGGTTGCGCCACCGTGGCCCCGACCTACGCCGTGGACCTGGGCCAGCGCCTGGAGGCCCTGGGCTTGCTCTATCTGGATGCACCGATCTCCGGGGGCGCGGCCAAGGCTGCCGCCGGCGAGATGACCATGATGACCTCCGGCCCGGCGGCCGCTTACGCCAAGGCCGAGGCGATCCTTGCGGGCATGGCCGGCAAGGTCTATCGCCTGGGGGATGCCCATGGGCTGGGCTCCAAGGTCAAGATCATCAACCAGTTGCTGGCCGGGGTGCACATTGCCGCCTCCGCCGAAGCCATGGCCCTGGGCCTGCGCGAAGGGGTGGACGCCGATGCCCTGTACGAGGTGATCACCCACAGCGCCGGTAACTCGTGGATGTTCGAGAACCGCGTGCCGCATATCCTCAAGGCCGACTACACGCCGTTGTCCGCAGTGGACATCTTCGTCAAGGACCTGGGCCTGGTGCTGGATACCGCTCGGGCCAGCAAGTTCCCGCTGCCGCTGTCGGCCACCGCGCACCAGATGTTCATGCAGGCCTCCAGCGCCGGTTTCGGCCGCGAGGACGACTCGGCGGTGATCAAGATCTTCCCGGGCATCGAGCTGCCCGTGGCCAAGCCTGATGCCGTTTGA
- the otnK gene encoding 3-oxo-tetronate kinase, producing MTTSTPRPLLGCIADDFTGATDLANMLVRGGMRTVQSIGIPSAEVAAGLDADAVVIALKSRTTPVGEAVAESLAALHWLREQGCEQIFFKYCSTFDSTAAGNIGQVSEALLKALGSDFTLACPAFPENGRTIFRGHLFVQDQLLNESGMQHHPLTPMTDANLVRVLQAQTVLPVGLLRYDSVAQGVDAVRAKIAELRGKGVAMAIADALSDADLYTLGAACADLPLLTGGSGLALGLPENFRRAGKLRDLDAASLPPVAGGEVVLAGSASAATNAQVDAWLEAERPALRIDPLALAAGEPVVAQALAFVQAQQDTVLIYATSTPEQVKAVQRQLGVERAGALVENALGEIARGLRDNGVRRFVVAGGETSGAVVKALGVRLLQIGAQIDPGVPATVSSGGEPLALALKSGNFGGRDFFSKALGQLAGGQP from the coding sequence ATGACGACTTCCACTCCACGCCCGTTGCTGGGTTGCATCGCCGATGACTTCACCGGCGCCACCGACCTGGCCAACATGCTGGTGCGCGGCGGCATGCGCACGGTGCAGAGCATTGGCATTCCCAGCGCCGAAGTGGCCGCCGGCCTGGACGCCGACGCCGTGGTGATCGCCCTGAAGTCCCGCACCACGCCGGTGGGCGAGGCGGTGGCCGAATCCCTGGCGGCCCTGCACTGGCTGCGCGAGCAGGGCTGCGAACAGATCTTCTTCAAGTACTGCTCGACCTTCGACTCCACCGCGGCGGGCAATATCGGTCAGGTCAGCGAGGCCTTGCTCAAGGCCCTGGGCAGCGATTTCACCCTGGCTTGCCCGGCGTTTCCGGAGAACGGCCGGACGATTTTCCGTGGCCACCTGTTCGTCCAGGACCAGTTGCTCAACGAGTCCGGCATGCAGCATCACCCGCTGACGCCGATGACCGACGCCAACCTGGTGCGGGTGCTGCAAGCGCAGACTGTGCTGCCGGTGGGCCTGCTGCGTTACGACAGCGTCGCCCAGGGCGTGGACGCGGTGCGGGCGAAGATCGCCGAACTGCGGGGCAAGGGCGTCGCCATGGCGATTGCCGATGCGCTGTCCGATGCCGACCTCTATACCCTCGGCGCGGCCTGCGCCGACCTGCCGCTGTTGACCGGCGGTTCCGGGCTGGCCCTGGGCCTGCCGGAGAACTTCCGCCGCGCCGGCAAGCTGCGGGACCTGGACGCCGCGAGCCTGCCGCCGGTGGCCGGTGGCGAAGTGGTGCTGGCCGGCAGTGCCTCGGCGGCGACCAATGCCCAGGTGGACGCCTGGCTGGAAGCCGAGCGCCCAGCCCTACGCATCGATCCCCTGGCCCTGGCGGCCGGTGAACCGGTGGTGGCCCAGGCCCTGGCCTTTGTCCAGGCCCAGCAGGACACCGTGCTGATCTACGCCACCAGCACCCCCGAGCAGGTCAAGGCGGTGCAGCGGCAATTGGGCGTGGAGCGCGCCGGGGCCCTGGTGGAGAACGCCCTGGGCGAGATCGCCCGGGGCCTGCGGGATAACGGCGTGCGCCGCTTCGTGGTGGCCGGTGGCGAAACCTCGGGGGCGGTGGTCAAGGCCCTGGGCGTGCGCCTGTTGCAGATCGGTGCGCAGATCGACCCCGGAGTGCCGGCCACGGTCAGTAGCGGCGGCGAGCCCCTGGCCCTGGCCCTGAAGTCCGGCAACTTCGGCGGTCGCGACTTTTTCAGCAAGGCCCTGGGCCAACTGGCCGGAGGTCAGCCATGA
- the otnC gene encoding 3-oxo-tetronate 4-phosphate decarboxylase gives MSRENALREEICDVGRSLYQRGYTVGSAGNISARLDDGWLITPTDVCLGRLDPAAIAKVNLAGEWVSGDKPSKTLALHRQVYDRNPGVGGVVHTHSTHLVALTLAGVWRDDDILPPLTPYQVMKVGHIPLIGYQRPGSPKVAEQVAQLANRVRGVMLERLGPVVWESSVSKASYALEELEETARLWLLTQPRPAPLDQTALDELRDAFGAAW, from the coding sequence ATGAGCCGGGAAAACGCTCTGCGCGAAGAAATCTGCGACGTCGGCCGCAGCCTGTATCAGCGCGGCTACACCGTGGGCAGCGCCGGCAACATCAGCGCGCGGCTCGACGATGGTTGGCTGATCACCCCCACCGACGTCTGCCTCGGGCGCCTCGATCCGGCGGCGATTGCCAAGGTCAACCTGGCGGGGGAGTGGGTCAGCGGCGACAAGCCGTCCAAGACCCTGGCCCTGCATCGCCAGGTGTATGACCGCAATCCGGGGGTGGGCGGTGTGGTGCACACCCATTCCACCCATCTGGTGGCATTGACCCTGGCCGGGGTCTGGCGCGACGACGACATCCTGCCACCGCTGACCCCGTATCAGGTGATGAAGGTCGGGCACATTCCACTGATCGGCTACCAGCGTCCGGGTTCGCCCAAGGTCGCCGAGCAGGTGGCGCAACTGGCCAACCGGGTGCGCGGGGTGATGCTCGAACGCCTCGGCCCGGTGGTCTGGGAAAGCAGCGTGTCCAAGGCCAGCTACGCCCTGGAGGAGCTGGAGGAAACCGCGCGCCTGTGGTTGCTCACCCAGCCGCGCCCGGCGCCTCTGGACCAGACCGCGCTGGATGAACTGCGGGACGCCTTCGGCGCCGCCTGGTAA
- a CDS encoding GntT/GntP/DsdX family permease: protein MSPLILMITAGAGIALLLFLVLKYKFQPFVALMLVSILVALVAGVKPAELVATIEGGMGKTLGHIAIIIALGAMIGRIIELSGGAEALAKTLIERFGNRRTPLALTMAGFIIGVPVFFEVGVIILMPLAYGVARSARKPLLVFALPMCAALLTVHAFLPPHPGAVAAASQLGADLGRVLMFGLPLTALLCYVGYRVAGRMTRRNYPMTDDIRAEVYGPHVTNEDLAAWNNGAAQPASPQAVAAVAHMGLEESTGSLAAKLPPAPPPGFGLIVGLILLPIVLILLGTLATSLLPVESALRGVLTVLGAPLVALLLDTLLCAWLLGSRRGWSRSQVSDVIGSALPGVAMVILIAGAGGVFGKVLVDTGIGAVVSDLLRTTGLPVLALGFLLTMLLRAVQGSTTVALVTTAGIIAPLIATLNLSPNHMALLCLAMGGGGLAMSHINDAGYWIFTKLAGLNVADGLRTWTVITTLLGTLGFCITLLIWPFV from the coding sequence ATGAGCCCGCTGATTCTGATGATCACCGCCGGGGCCGGTATCGCCCTGCTGCTGTTTCTGGTGCTCAAGTACAAGTTCCAGCCCTTTGTCGCGCTGATGCTGGTGAGCATCCTGGTGGCGCTGGTGGCCGGGGTGAAACCGGCGGAACTGGTGGCCACCATCGAAGGCGGCATGGGCAAGACCCTTGGCCACATCGCCATCATCATCGCCCTGGGCGCCATGATCGGCCGCATCATCGAGCTGTCCGGCGGTGCCGAGGCCCTGGCCAAGACCCTGATCGAGCGCTTCGGCAACCGCCGCACGCCCCTGGCCCTGACCATGGCCGGCTTCATCATCGGCGTGCCGGTGTTCTTCGAAGTCGGGGTGATCATCCTCATGCCGCTGGCCTACGGCGTGGCCCGCAGTGCGCGCAAGCCGCTGCTGGTGTTCGCCTTGCCGATGTGCGCCGCGCTGCTCACCGTGCACGCCTTCCTGCCGCCCCATCCGGGCGCGGTGGCGGCGGCCAGCCAGCTGGGGGCGGACCTGGGTCGGGTGCTGATGTTCGGCCTGCCGCTGACCGCGCTGCTGTGCTACGTCGGCTACCGCGTGGCGGGGCGCATGACCCGGCGCAACTACCCGATGACCGACGACATCCGCGCCGAAGTCTATGGCCCGCACGTCACCAATGAAGACCTCGCGGCCTGGAACAACGGCGCCGCACAGCCGGCCAGCCCGCAAGCGGTGGCGGCCGTGGCCCATATGGGCCTGGAGGAATCCACCGGCAGCCTGGCGGCGAAACTGCCGCCGGCGCCACCACCGGGGTTCGGCCTGATCGTCGGCCTGATCCTGCTGCCCATCGTGCTGATCCTGCTGGGCACCCTGGCCACCTCGTTGCTGCCGGTGGAGTCCGCCCTGCGCGGGGTGCTCACGGTACTGGGTGCGCCGCTGGTGGCGCTGCTGCTGGACACCTTGCTCTGTGCCTGGCTGCTGGGCTCGCGCCGTGGCTGGAGCCGCAGCCAGGTGTCCGATGTGATCGGCTCGGCGCTGCCCGGCGTGGCCATGGTGATCCTGATCGCTGGTGCCGGCGGGGTGTTCGGCAAGGTCCTGGTGGACACCGGGATCGGCGCGGTGGTCTCCGACCTGCTGCGCACCACCGGGCTGCCGGTCCTGGCCCTGGGCTTCTTGCTGACCATGCTGCTGCGCGCCGTGCAGGGCTCCACCACCGTGGCCCTGGTGACCACGGCCGGGATCATCGCGCCGCTGATCGCCACCCTTAACCTGAGCCCCAACCACATGGCCCTGCTGTGCCTGGCCATGGGCGGTGGCGGGCTGGCCATGTCCCATATCAACGACGCCGGGTACTGGATCTTCACCAAGCTGGCCGGGCTCAACGTCGCCGATGGCCTGCGCACCTGGACCGTGATTACCACCTTGCTCGGCACCTTGGGGTTCTGTATTACCCTGCTGATCTGGCCGTTTGTCTGA
- the otnI gene encoding 2-oxo-tetronate isomerase encodes MPRFAANLSMLYPQHDFLERFSAAAADGFSAVEYLFPYDYSPAQLKQRLDDNGLQQALFNAPPGDWAAGERGIVSLPGREQEFRQGFDKALEYAAVLGNSRIHVMAGLLPSESDRARHHGVYLENLAHAATQAAKVGVTVLLEPINTRDMPGFFLNRQDQAQALCKEVGAANLKVQFDCYHCQIVEGDLAVKLRRDLPGIGHIQIAGVPDRHEPDLGELNYPYLFQLMDELGYDGWVGCEYRPRGDTSAGLQWLRDWQACQGSAV; translated from the coding sequence ATGCCTCGTTTTGCTGCCAACCTCAGCATGCTCTACCCGCAACATGACTTCCTTGAGCGGTTTTCCGCTGCGGCGGCCGATGGTTTCAGCGCGGTGGAATACCTGTTTCCCTACGACTACAGCCCCGCGCAACTGAAACAGCGCCTGGACGATAACGGCCTGCAGCAGGCCCTGTTCAACGCGCCGCCCGGTGACTGGGCGGCGGGGGAGCGGGGCATCGTCTCCCTGCCCGGACGCGAGCAGGAGTTCCGCCAGGGTTTCGACAAGGCCCTGGAGTACGCTGCGGTGCTGGGCAATTCACGGATCCACGTGATGGCCGGCCTGCTGCCGTCGGAAAGCGACCGCGCCCGGCATCACGGGGTGTACCTGGAGAACCTGGCCCACGCCGCGACCCAGGCGGCCAAGGTCGGAGTCACCGTGCTGCTGGAGCCGATCAACACCCGGGACATGCCGGGGTTCTTCCTCAATCGCCAGGACCAGGCCCAGGCCCTCTGCAAGGAAGTGGGTGCGGCCAACCTCAAGGTGCAGTTCGACTGCTACCACTGCCAGATCGTCGAAGGCGACCTGGCGGTAAAACTGCGGCGGGATCTGCCGGGCATCGGCCATATCCAGATCGCCGGGGTGCCGGATCGTCACGAGCCAGACCTTGGCGAGTTGAACTATCCCTACCTGTTCCAATTGATGGACGAGCTCGGCTATGACGGCTGGGTCGGTTGCGAATACCGCCCGCGTGGCGACACCTCCGCCGGCCTGCAATGGCTGCGCGACTGGCAGGCGTGCCAAGGCTCGGCGGTGTAG
- a CDS encoding alpha/beta fold hydrolase, which translates to MQRLVCRAAFGLILSLGGMSLAVAASLPPATEGDWVAPQFTFHNGEQLANLKLHYITLGNPKHPAILYLHGTYRPASDLLSKDFGGELFGPGQPLDASKYYIIATDGIGVGQSSKPSDGLRARFPQYNYDDMVQAQYRLVTEGLGIKHLRLIIGNSMGGMQTWLWGQNWPQMMDALVPMASQPTEMASRNWMMRRLLVESIKQDPAWDNGNYRVQPPSLRLANALFATGTSGGTLAYQALAPTRAQADKLVDERLKAPQSADANDFIYQWQSSADYNAAPGLGRIQAPVLVINSADDERNPPETGTLQAALKQVKDARLLLIPASAETRGHGTTGMARFYARELGQFMAETEKPR; encoded by the coding sequence ATGCAGCGTCTTGTCTGCCGGGCCGCGTTCGGCCTGATTCTGTCCCTGGGTGGTATGTCCCTGGCCGTGGCCGCGAGCTTGCCGCCGGCCACCGAGGGCGATTGGGTCGCCCCGCAATTCACCTTTCACAACGGCGAACAGCTGGCCAACCTGAAACTGCACTACATCACCCTGGGCAACCCCAAGCACCCGGCGATCCTCTACCTGCACGGCACCTACCGGCCGGCCAGCGACCTGCTGAGCAAGGATTTTGGCGGTGAACTGTTCGGCCCGGGGCAGCCTCTGGACGCGAGCAAGTACTACATCATTGCCACCGACGGCATTGGTGTCGGCCAGTCGAGCAAGCCTTCCGATGGCCTGCGTGCGCGCTTTCCCCAGTACAACTACGACGACATGGTCCAGGCCCAGTACCGCTTGGTCACCGAGGGGCTGGGGATCAAGCACCTGCGGCTGATCATCGGCAATTCCATGGGCGGCATGCAGACCTGGCTCTGGGGCCAGAACTGGCCGCAGATGATGGACGCCCTGGTGCCCATGGCCTCTCAGCCCACCGAGATGGCGTCGCGCAACTGGATGATGCGCCGCCTGCTGGTGGAGTCGATCAAGCAGGATCCGGCCTGGGACAACGGCAACTATCGGGTCCAGCCGCCGTCCCTGCGCCTGGCCAACGCCCTGTTCGCCACCGGCACCAGCGGCGGCACACTGGCCTATCAGGCGCTGGCGCCGACCCGGGCCCAGGCCGACAAGCTGGTGGATGAGCGCCTCAAGGCGCCACAGAGCGCCGATGCCAACGACTTTATCTACCAGTGGCAGTCCTCGGCGGACTACAACGCCGCGCCGGGCCTGGGCCGGATCCAGGCCCCGGTGCTGGTGATCAACTCGGCGGACGATGAGCGCAACCCGCCGGAAACCGGCACCCTGCAAGCGGCGCTCAAGCAAGTGAAAGATGCTCGCCTGCTGTTGATTCCCGCCAGCGCCGAAACCCGCGGGCATGGCACCACCGGCATGGCCCGGTTCTACGCCCGCGAGCTGGGGCAGTTCATGGCCGAAACCGAGAAACCCCGCTAG
- a CDS encoding DeoR/GlpR family DNA-binding transcription regulator: MPTPKDLASDSGAPMIPEQRREQILRQLRKHQVLSVHQLMEMFDCSHMTVRRDIALLEQEGRAHSVTGGVRIASQLHSEPSHQSKAVVELPQKQAMAKLAAGLLHADMTVYLDAGTSTLEIVPYIKALSGMTVITNDFGVAQALMEAPQVTVIHTGGQLDHSNHSCVGGLAVATLRQVVTDIAFISTSSWDLRRGITTPSALKVEVKQVAMQSATQAVLVASSSKYGTFGMYKIAELEQFDIIISDAALAPAAADGIRKHGVELLLPAQS; encoded by the coding sequence ATGCCTACCCCCAAGGACCTTGCCAGCGACAGCGGCGCGCCGATGATTCCCGAGCAGCGCCGCGAGCAGATCCTGCGCCAGTTGCGCAAGCATCAGGTGCTCAGCGTGCATCAGTTGATGGAGATGTTCGACTGCTCGCACATGACCGTGCGCCGGGATATCGCCCTGCTGGAACAGGAAGGCCGCGCCCACTCAGTGACCGGCGGCGTGCGCATCGCCAGCCAGTTGCACAGCGAGCCCAGCCACCAGTCCAAGGCGGTGGTGGAACTGCCGCAGAAGCAGGCCATGGCCAAGCTCGCGGCGGGCCTGTTGCACGCGGACATGACGGTCTACCTGGACGCCGGCACCAGCACCCTGGAGATCGTGCCCTACATCAAGGCGCTGTCGGGGATGACCGTGATCACCAACGATTTCGGCGTGGCCCAGGCCTTGATGGAGGCGCCCCAAGTCACGGTGATTCACACCGGTGGCCAGTTGGATCACTCCAACCATTCCTGTGTCGGCGGGCTGGCGGTGGCCACCCTGCGTCAGGTGGTGACGGACATCGCCTTTATCTCCACCAGTTCCTGGGACCTGCGCCGGGGCATCACCACGCCCTCGGCATTGAAGGTCGAGGTCAAGCAGGTGGCGATGCAGTCGGCGACCCAGGCGGTGCTGGTGGCCAGCAGCTCCAAGTACGGCACCTTCGGCATGTACAAGATCGCCGAGCTAGAGCAGTTCGACATCATCATCAGCGACGCCGCCCTGGCCCCGGCGGCAGCGGACGGGATTCGCAAGCACGGGGTGGAATTGCTGCTGCCGGCACAATCCTGA